The Chlamydia poikilotherma DNA segment ACATGAAATATGCCTTATTTTCGGCAATATTTCTATCCACGACCACAGTATTTGCTTTGACATTCCCTGAAATTTCATCAGCATTTTCTGAAAAGGGATTGATAACACTATGGATTGGGGGATTTGCTTTCTTTTGTGCCAGAACAGTAGGAATCTTAATAAACCAGATCATCGATTACAACATAGACAAAAAAAACCCTAGAACCTCTTTTAGGGTATTACCTGCAAAAAAACTCTCATTCAACTTTGTTTCATTAGTTACAGCTATCGCTTTGTTCTTCTTTGTCATTCTATGTATGTTTTTAAATAAGGAATGTACGTGGTTAGCTTTAATATCTACGATTCTTATGGTTGTTTATGCTTATGCAAAACGTGTTACTTACTTATGTCATTGGATGCTGGGATTAATTTATTATCTGGCAATTCTTATGAATTTTTATGCCCTATCTTCAGGCCCTCTTTCTTTAAAGATGTTTGCCATAGTTTCTTTATGGGGAATAACAGCAGCCATGATTATTGCTGCTAATGATATTATTTATGCGATTCAGGATTTGGATTTCGATAGAGAAGAAAAGCTTTACAGCATTCCTGCATGTTTTGGAAAAGAAAAGGCAGTCCGCATTGCTTCAGTATGCTTAGTAATTAGCTTAGCATCCTATATAGCAATGTCTTTGCTTGCATCTTTCACTAAATTAGGTCTTGTATTATCTCTTTTCCCAGCCCTGGTCATTTGTAAAACCATTAAAAACTATCATGAAATGCACAAGAATAAAGCTAATCCTGAAAGATGTTTCTTTAGGGGAAATATTTACCTTGCTTTATCCTTTTTCTTGGTCATGGTAAGTTTATTACTTTCGTAATGTTAATGGATACGCATGAAACGTTATATTGTAGGTATCTCCGGAGCTTCTGGAATAATCTTAGCTGTAAAGCTGATAGAAGAACTATCCAAAATGCAACACAATGTCGAGGTGATTCTTTCCGCGGCTGCTATGAAAACACTTTATTACGAACTTGATGCTTCTTCTTTGCTTTCTTTAATTCCTGAAGAAAATCATTCCTATATTCATCAACACAATATCAAATCTATAGAGAACAAATTAGCTTCAGGATCTTATCGTGTGGATGGTACTGTTATAGTTCCTTGTAGCATGGCGACAGTTGCAGCTCTTTCTGTGGGATTAGGAGATAATCTATTAAGAAGAGTAGCTGATGTCGCTCTAAAAGAACGTAGGAAATTGATCTTAGTTCCCAGAGAAAGTCCCTTACATGCAATTCATTTAGAAAACTTACTCAAATTATCTCAAAATGGAGCCGTTATTCTTCCTCCTATGCCCATGTGGTACTTCAAACCACAAACAGTCGAGGATATTACTAATGATATTGTTGGGAAAATTCTATCTCTACTAGATGTAAAAACCGACTTAGAAAAAGTTTG contains these protein-coding regions:
- a CDS encoding 4-hydroxybenzoate octaprenyltransferase, coding for MQMKYFNQLLNMKYALFSAIFLSTTTVFALTFPEISSAFSEKGLITLWIGGFAFFCARTVGILINQIIDYNIDKKNPRTSFRVLPAKKLSFNFVSLVTAIALFFFVILCMFLNKECTWLALISTILMVVYAYAKRVTYLCHWMLGLIYYLAILMNFYALSSGPLSLKMFAIVSLWGITAAMIIAANDIIYAIQDLDFDREEKLYSIPACFGKEKAVRIASVCLVISLASYIAMSLLASFTKLGLVLSLFPALVICKTIKNYHEMHKNKANPERCFFRGNIYLALSFFLVMVSLLLS
- a CDS encoding flavin prenyltransferase UbiX — its product is MKRYIVGISGASGIILAVKLIEELSKMQHNVEVILSAAAMKTLYYELDASSLLSLIPEENHSYIHQHNIKSIENKLASGSYRVDGTVIVPCSMATVAALSVGLGDNLLRRVADVALKERRKLILVPRESPLHAIHLENLLKLSQNGAVILPPMPMWYFKPQTVEDITNDIVGKILSLLDVKTDLEKVWVNPA